The Euzebya sp. genomic sequence CCGGGGCTCGGCCACCCCACCCACGAGACCGACCCCCGTGTCCCCGCGCTGTACCGCATCGCCGCCGAGTGCGACCTCGTCGGCCCGCACCTCTCCCTCTTCGCCGCCATCGGGCGGGTCCACCCCGAGGTGCTCGGCCGCACCCTCCCCCTCAACGGGGCCGGGGTCTGCGGTGCGGCGCTCGCAGACCTCGACCTGCCGGTCGAGCTGCTCCGCGGCTTCGCCCTGCTCGCCCGCGCCGCCGGCCTGCTCGGGCAGCTCGCGGAGGAGCACCGCCGGCCGATCGCCCGCGACGTGTACCTGCACGTCCACGACCACACCACGTTCGTCCCGCCAGGGAGCTAGGAGCCGATCCATGGCCACCGTCGCAGCGGTCATCGCCTCGACCCACCACCCCTTCTACTACCGGGCGAGCACCTCGGAGGGTGCCGACCGGCCGCCGTTCGCCGACGAGTGGGTGGAGAAGATCCTCGCGTTCCGCGAGACGCTGACCCGGGCCAGACCCGACGTGCTGGTGATGGTCGGCAGCGACCACTTCCACCAGCTGTGGCTCGACAACATGCCGCAGTTCCTGGTCGGCAAGGCCCCCTTCTACGACGCGAACTTCTACAACGAGGAGCGCGAGTTCGGCCTGCCGCGGATGGTCCTGGGTGGCCACGAGGAGCTCAGCGCCCACATCCTCCGAGGGGGCATCGACGCCGGCTTCGACCTGGCCTTCAGCAACGAGCTGCGGATCGACCACTCGATCACCTGCCCGATCATCACGCTGCGGCCCGAGGCGGACCTGCCGATCGTCCCGATCTACACCAACATCTTCGCCCCGCCGCTGCCCCAGCCCTGGCGCTTCGTCGACCTCGGGCGTCAGATCCGCACCCTGGTCGAGTCCTGGCCGAGCGACCTGCGGGTGGCCATCATCGGCACCGGGCACCTGTCGCTCGAGCTCGGCGGGCCTCGCCAGTTCGGACCGCACGGCCCCGACCCGGACTTCGACCGGCGGGCCGTGGAGTGGATCGCGACCGGCGACGTCACCGACTGCCTGGCGAACGTGTCCCTCGACAGCCTCCACGCCCCCGGCAACGCCACGCACGGGTTCATGGACTTCATGCTGATGATGGGCGTCGCGGGTGATGGTGTGGCCGCGGACCACGTGGACACCCTGGACCTCTTCCACACGATGGAGGCGTACTTCACCTGGTACCCGGAGGGGGCGAAGGGATGAGCAAGTACCTCGTCAACAAGTTCCTGTTCACCGTCGACCGGGACCCCGAGTGGGTCGAGCGGTACCTCGACGAGCGCGGGGCGTTCGTCGAGTGGTGGGAGGCCGAGGAGGCCAACCGGCTGCTCAACTGCCACGCGGGGGAGGCGTCGACCTGGCTCGCGTTCACCGAGGACGAGCGGCGGGCCCTGGCCGACCACGACTACGTGGCCCTGTTCGAGATGGGCGCCCACCCGTTCCTGACCCTCACCCTGTTCATCGCGATGTACGAGCGGTCCGCGAGCGAGCCCCTCGAGTTCCAGAAGGCCTACGGGGCCGCGCTGGCCCACATGTCCCTGCCGTACCCGGACATCGCGACGTGAGCGGGGCCGTCGAAGCGCTCGGCCGGGTCGCGCTCGCGGCGCCGTTCGTCGTGCTCGGCTGGGCGGCGGCCCGCGAGCCCGGGGGCCGGGTGCAGCTCGCCGCCGACCTCGGCGTGCCCGACCCCGAGCTCGCCGTCCGGGCGAACGGCGCGGCCATGGTGGCGGGTGGCCTCGCGATCGCGACGGGGCGCATGAGCCGGCTGGCGGGTCTCGGCCTGGCGACATCGCTGGTGCCGACCACGCTGGCCGCGCACCGCTACTGGGAGATGGACGACCCGGCCCAGCGCGGCGCCAACCGGATCAACTTCTACAAGAACGTCGGGCTGCTGGGCGCCGCCCTGGTGATCGCCGGGCGCCGCTGACCGAGGTCCGCCACCGGGGTAGGGGGAGGGGGTGCAGACGTTCGTCCCGCTCCCCGACTTCGCCGGCTCGGCCGCCGTCCTCGACGACCGCCGGCTCGGCAAGCAGCGCGTCGAGGCCCTGCAGATCCTCCGCGCCCTCCACCTCGACGGCTACGGCTGGGCGGCCCACCCCGCGGTGACGATGTGGCAGGGCCACACCCCGGCGTTGGTCGCCTACGGGATGGCGGTCGTCGAGGAGTGGACCGGCCGCGGCCACGCCGACACGACCGGGCCGCTGATCGCCGAGTTCGTCCACCCCCACCGGCCAGGCGCCCAGCGCGACCTCGCCGCGGCCGGGGCGCTCCCGCCGTGGTGGGGTCGGGACGACGTGCACCGCTCCCACCGCGCGGCCCTGCGTCGCAAGGACCCGGCGCGCTACGCGACGGCGTTCCCCGACGCGCCGGCGGACCTCGACTACGTCTGGCCCGACCCCCCGGCGCCCCGCCCGGCCCCCGGACCCGTCGCCGGGTGGGTGGTGCGCGGCCACGCCGGTCCCGATCGGATCAGCCTGCCCGCCCAGCCCGGCGAGGGGCAGGCGGCGCTGGACGGCGCCGGCCGCACGACCAAGCGGCTGCGGGGCGTCCGCCGCCTGGCCCGCGCACTCGGCCCCGGCGACGTCGTCGCCGTGCCCGAGACCGCGGACGTCCTGCGGGTCGGCGTCCTCACCGGCGGCTACCGGCGGGTCGTCGCCCGCCACGTCCGCGACGTCCGGTGGGTGACGACCCTCCGACGGGCTGACCTGCGCGCACCCGCCACGCTGCAGGACTCCCAGGCCGTGTTCCCGCTGCGGGACGAGCCGGAGGTGGCAGCGGTCGGCGAGCGCTGAGGTCGACGTGCCGCGGCTCCTGTCGACCTCAGCCCTCCGCCGGCTCGGTCGGCAGGGCGGCACCGCACCGGGGGCAGCGGCCGTCCTCGCCCTCACCCTCTTCCACCAGCCGTCCGCAGGCCTCGCAGGTCCGGTGCAGCCAGCACGCCGGGTCGCCCATGCGGGCGCAGCCTAGCGGGATCGGGAGGCGGCGCCGTCCGCGGTGATCCGGACCACGAGGTCGCTGCCGACGACCACGGCCCCTGCGGCGACCGCGTCGCCGACGCCCCGCTCGAGCGGCATCCACCGACCGGTCGGGGAGCGGCCGACGATCGCCGCGTGGCCGGTGGTGACGATGCCGTCCAGCGGGACCGGTGCGCCGGGCCGGACCACGACGAGGTCGCCGACGATGACCGCGTCGACGTCGATCTCGACCTCGACGCCGTCCATCAGGACCCGTGCGGTGTCCGGGACCGCACGGCGGACGACGTCGCCGAGGAGCGGGTGGGGAGGGGGCACAGGTGGACCTCCGTGAGCTGACAGGTCGGACGGGACCGGCGGCGGCGGCGTCAGGCGTCGGCCTGCGCGCCGCGGTAGCGGCGGGCCACGCTCGAGCGGGCGACGGTCGGGTCGGCGTCGACGGGCAGGACCGCCAGCAGCACGGCGTGGGCGACCACCGCCAAGACGACCGCCCACGCCGTGGCTGCCACCCACGCCGGTGGGGTCACCGTCGGGGAGGCCTGGAAGACGATCGCGCCGATCGCGGCGTTCAACGCCACGGCGCGCACCGCCGTGCGCTGCTCGGTGCGGGCGATCAGAGCGTCCCGGGCGGCGAAGCCACGCCCGCGGAGGGACGGGAGGAGGTTGAGGGCCACGGCGAGGATCAGCTGCACGCCGACGCCGAGCCCGACGGCCAGCCCCAACGCGGGCTGCCAGGCGACGGCATCGGTCGCCACCACGACGACGTCGGTGCCGACCACGGCGCAGAACCACAGCATCGCCGCCGCGGTCAGCGGCTTGGCCGCCGCCGGGTGGGCGCCGCGTGCCATCGCCAGGACCGAGCGGGTGACGGCCACCACCGGCCAGGCGTAGACCGCCAGGGCGGCGGCGGCGACCAGGTCGACGGCCGTCCCGGCGGCCCCCGCCACGTCGGGCACGGCCAGGGCCAGCGCAGCGACCGCCAGGCCCCCGGTCCCGGCCCGGAGCGACCGGGCGGCCCGCGCCTCGCTGCCCTCCGGCGCGCGGAGGCGGAGCATCGCCGGGGTGAAGAACGCGACCGTGGCGATCACCACCAGGCCCGTCCACCCGAGCAGGGTCAGGTGCAGGTGGGACAGCCGGACCGACCCGTACCACGCACCGGGGACCGCGCCCGCCCCCATCGCGGCGCCGAGCGCCGCAGCGACTGCCAGCGCCTCGTAGGCCCTGGCGTAGGTCGCGACCAGCCAGTCGAAGCGGGTGCTGACCGCGGCCGCGCGCATGCGGGACAGCTGCACCCGTCCGAGGGCGATGATCGCGACGACGGTGGTCGCCCCGCCGGCGAGCAGGGCGGGGGCGCCGGCCACCATGCCCGCGAGGACGCCGACGACGCCGAGGTTCAGCGCCAGGAGGGCGCGGGGTCCCAGGTCGGCGTCGACGCGCGTGACCGACCGCGCGAAGTGCTGGGTGAACGCCACCAGCAGGTTGGTCAGCACCCCGAGGGTGAACAGGTGGACGACCAGCCAGCGCCCGCCGACGCGGACGTCGAGGAGGCCGACGGCGACGGTGGCGGCGAACCAGGCGGTTGCCACCACGAGGGCGGGCGCCACCCTCGCGAACGGGCCGATGCCCAGCCGCAGGTCGCGGTGGCCGGTGAGGGTGCGGGTCACGGGATGGTCTCCGGTGTCGTGTCGTGCGGGTCAGCGGGGTGCGGCAGGGGCGCGAGGCGTGCGGTGCACCGCCCTGGAGCGGGGTGGAGGAGGTCGGTCACGGTCACCCCGCCGCCTGTCCGCTCGAGCGCGCCGCGCATCAGCCCGAGGTGGAGCGAGCACGCCACCTCCGGGTACTCGCGGGCGACCTCGGCGAAGGGGCAGCGGCGCAGCTCGAGCGTGATGGCTCCGTCGCTGCGTGCGGGGACGGGGTCGGCGACGGCCTCGGGGGCGAAGCCGACGCGGTCGAGCAGGTCGACGAGGGTGGCGCGGGCGTCGGCGGCATCGGGGGTCGTGAACGGCCGCGGGGCCGGGGTCAGGTGCTGCCCCCAGCGGCGACCCACCTCCTCGGCAGCTGCTGCGGGGTCCGCTGCGCTGGCGACCAGGTGGCTCGCCAGCATCTCCGCCATCAGCCGGTAGCCGCTGTGCGCCGCGCCGTCGA encodes the following:
- a CDS encoding extradiol ring-cleavage dioxygenase: MATVAAVIASTHHPFYYRASTSEGADRPPFADEWVEKILAFRETLTRARPDVLVMVGSDHFHQLWLDNMPQFLVGKAPFYDANFYNEEREFGLPRMVLGGHEELSAHILRGGIDAGFDLAFSNELRIDHSITCPIITLRPEADLPIVPIYTNIFAPPLPQPWRFVDLGRQIRTLVESWPSDLRVAIIGTGHLSLELGGPRQFGPHGPDPDFDRRAVEWIATGDVTDCLANVSLDSLHAPGNATHGFMDFMLMMGVAGDGVAADHVDTLDLFHTMEAYFTWYPEGAKG
- a CDS encoding DoxX family protein produces the protein MSGAVEALGRVALAAPFVVLGWAAAREPGGRVQLAADLGVPDPELAVRANGAAMVAGGLAIATGRMSRLAGLGLATSLVPTTLAAHRYWEMDDPAQRGANRINFYKNVGLLGAALVIAGRR
- a CDS encoding MSMEG_6728 family protein — encoded protein: MQTFVPLPDFAGSAAVLDDRRLGKQRVEALQILRALHLDGYGWAAHPAVTMWQGHTPALVAYGMAVVEEWTGRGHADTTGPLIAEFVHPHRPGAQRDLAAAGALPPWWGRDDVHRSHRAALRRKDPARYATAFPDAPADLDYVWPDPPAPRPAPGPVAGWVVRGHAGPDRISLPAQPGEGQAALDGAGRTTKRLRGVRRLARALGPGDVVAVPETADVLRVGVLTGGYRRVVARHVRDVRWVTTLRRADLRAPATLQDSQAVFPLRDEPEVAAVGER
- a CDS encoding helix-turn-helix transcriptional regulator, whose translation is MALAPPPTDGIGDTARALAHESRQRLLALLRERDGGMDASELAVGVDLHVNTVRSHLAVLEDAGLVTRATEARTAPGRPRVLFSPTDPPIDGAAHSGYRLMAEMLASHLVASAADPAAAAEEVGRRWGQHLTPAPRPFTTPDAADARATLVDLLDRVGFAPEAVADPVPARSDGAITLELRRCPFAEVAREYPEVACSLHLGLMRGALERTGGGVTVTDLLHPAPGRCTARLAPLPHPADPHDTTPETIP